The Nitrospirota bacterium genome segment ATCATGGTAGGCATAGTCCATCTCGCTGAAGTAGTCCTTCCGGTTCAGGGCGTGGCCCTCAAGCGAGAACCGGTGCGGGAGCGGGACCCATTCCACGTGCAGATCGCCGCCCGCGGAGGAGTGGAGGTATTCATACTCTCCCGCCCGGGAACTGCGTTCAGACGATATCCCGGTATAGGTCAGCCCGATCATTCCTTCCAGGACCTCTTCCGGGCCCGTATCGCCGGGCAACTGCTGCGCCATTGCTGGTGAGGCGCAAAACATGATCATCAGGAGCATTATGGTCTGCTTATTCATCTTCAAGCATCCTTATCGAATGAATCTGCCCGCGCCGTTCGGCGAAGGCAGGTCTGTGCCATGGATCTGGGAATGACAATCGGAACATCGTGTGTAGAACGCCTGCTTTCTCTCCGGGGTCGTTGTCTCACCAAGCCGGTGGGTCGGGTGGCACTGCAGGCACAGGTACGGCTCGCGCAGAATGAGCAGCTTGTTGTTGACCGATCCGTGCGGCGTGTGGCAGGCGCGGCAATCCTCCATGATGTCCGCATGCTCATACAGGAAGGGCCCCTCCTTTTCAGCATGGCATTGCGTGCAGGTCGCCTTGACCGTGTCCTGCCTCAGGCTCTTCTCGCTGCTGCCGCCGTGCGGGTCGTGGCAGTCGTTGCAGAACACCTTTTTCTCCGGCACCGGGTGATGATTCGGGAGCGAGAAGGCGGCCTTCACGTCAGGATGGCATTTGTCGCACATGTCCGCCATGTCACGGGACCGCACCTTCAGGTTGTGGTTTCCATGGATCGGGTGGCAGTCGGAACAGGACACGTCGGCGATATTGTGCGCACCCGCGTTCCAGTTGTGCAGGTTGAACGACGCGTTGGCTGAATGACATTTGAGGCAAATAAGCGACCGTGCCTGTGCCGGCAGGTTCTTGATGTCAATGAGCGTCTTAAAATCGCAGGCCGTTTTTTTCCCGGTTTTCTGATCGTCCTGGAGTCTTTCCGGTGTCAGCTTCTCAATCGCGAGGCTTCCAGCGCCGTGGCAACTCTCGCAGTTCACGAGCGGCAATCCCGACTCGCGGGAGAGTTGGACACCCATGGTCGAGAGATCGAAATCCTTGCGGATCTTGTCGTGCACGTGACATGCTTTGAGACAGGTATCGGTGCCCACGTAGTTCGCGTCCAGCCGGCCGGCGATCATCGTTTCATACTCCCTGATCGGCAGGATCGGCCTCGACTCCTTGAGCGCCGCACACCCGGCGGCAACAATGACGCCGAGAATTCCAAATGCCGTCCATTTTTTCCATTTCTCGAATCGTTCCATAGAGAGAAAACCTTCCTTACCTGCGTGCGGGTCGGGATTGTTCAGCAATTCCACGCATGACACTGTTCGGCAAGAAACAGGTCTTTGCCCTTTCATTCCATGGGGGTGGCAT includes the following:
- a CDS encoding DmsE family decaheme c-type cytochrome, with the protein product MERFEKWKKWTAFGILGVIVAAGCAALKESRPILPIREYETMIAGRLDANYVGTDTCLKACHVHDKIRKDFDLSTMGVQLSRESGLPLVNCESCHGAGSLAIEKLTPERLQDDQKTGKKTACDFKTLIDIKNLPAQARSLICLKCHSANASFNLHNWNAGAHNIADVSCSDCHPIHGNHNLKVRSRDMADMCDKCHPDVKAAFSLPNHHPVPEKKVFCNDCHDPHGGSSEKSLRQDTVKATCTQCHAEKEGPFLYEHADIMEDCRACHTPHGSVNNKLLILREPYLCLQCHPTHRLGETTTPERKQAFYTRCSDCHSQIHGTDLPSPNGAGRFIR